One Xiphophorus couchianus chromosome 1, X_couchianus-1.0, whole genome shotgun sequence genomic region harbors:
- the fgd gene encoding faciogenital dysplasia isoform X1 has protein sequence MGLLCDMQSCHSGPQEEEEPGSSSTDLPASSLQYSCGSVDYLCSPRLAKKGPTTRQCHDKPAIKPRPQTSTLPRPPTAQKPQVPPKPAHLLALGQDKKPKRIPPAPSRPLPAPPPPPKPKPCLSPTGQGVQPQKEPQKVGQLIERFNNSRVPILGVLPRSQLHLCLRMDTASDLPPSCSVDASAKVAGDSSSVDKLALSPSERTDGVSELSRLASMHIDGSDDGGLDDCMEHDITQRVDCINDADREQGSSHKLTDNPDSSQQNGKIPNRDSGIDSPSCATEGEAFPNEDAIDEEDHYDSVTETESVSCCVTLDNKRDSTQDEDSDLDEGSSGEIPSLTDTQTGYLTDTHADTQKCSEAQKLLNIAKELLHTEEAYVKRLNLLDQVFCTKLTEASIPQDVITGIFSNISSIYLFHDKFLLPELKTRITGEWESNPRIGDILQKLAPFMKMYGEYVKNFDRSMDLVNTWTQRSSQFKSVVQNIQKQEVCGNLTLQHHMLEPVQRIPRYELLLKDYLKKLPDEALDRKDAEKALELISTAANHSNAAIRKMEKMNKLLEVYERLGGEEDIVNPANELIKEGHIKKMSAKNGTAQDRYLYLFNNMVLYCVPKLRLMGQKFSVRERIDIAGMEVQENVKQNLPHTFVIIGKQRSLELQARTAEEKEDWIQVIKATIERHKQNSETFNKAFSSSFSREDDHVPESPGPNTFMESDGLHERKISRKKDKEKQTCRGCHESFNFTKRKHHCKSCGVPICAKCSKTLDNKTSRVCPECFEASLSVEMMCGGEQKRKAAPERQLSLTGDSCLLCGYLQVQEKGKSWTKMWVALTKPEPLVLYLQSSGQDLKGSRAVPLPGFEVSTVPSATADKPEVKHVFKLSHSQQLFLLSAQDAELQAKWVEVLSKASRGEAPAEASMSLTEHRKSQ, from the exons TGCCCCCTAAACCTGCGCACCTGCTCGCCCTTGGCCAAGACAAGAAACCTAAGAGGATCCCCCCGGCGCCCTCCAGACCTCTGCCGgcgccccctcctcctcctaaGCCAAAGCCTTGCCTAAGCCCTACTGGCCAGGGAGTGCAGCCACAGAAAGAGCCTCAGAAGGTTGGACAGCTCATCGAGAGGTTTAATAACTCCAG AGTCCCCATCCTGGGGGTGCTCCCACGGTCGCAGCTGCATCTTTGTCTGAGAATGGACACTGCGTCTGACCTCCCTCCATCCTGCAGCGTGGACGCCTCAGCGAAGGTCGCAGGAGACTCCTCCTCCGTGGACAAACTTGCACTAAGCCCCTCCGAACGAACTGACGGCGTGTCCGAACTTTCTCGTCTCGCCTCAATGCACATCGACGGCTCGGACGACGGCGGGCTGGACGACTGCATGGAGCATGACATCACACAGAGGGTGGACTGCATCAATGATGCAGACCGCGAACAGGGCTCTTCCCATAAACTTACGGACAATCCCGACTCCTCGCAGCAGAACGGGAAGATTCCCAACCGGGACAGCGGCATCGACAGCCCATCGTGTGCCACCGAAGGGGAGGCGTTCCCCAACGAGGATGCCATCGACGAGGAGGATCATTATGACAGCGTCACTGAAACGGAAAGCGTGTCCTGCTGTGTTACGCTGGACAATAAGAGGGACTCGACGCAGGACGAGGACAGTGACTTAGACGAGGGGAGCAGCGGGGAGATCCCGTCtctcacagacacacagactggGTATCTGACAGatacacacgcagacacacagaaa TGCTCGGAGGCTCAGAAGCTCCTCAACATCGCCAAAGAGCTCCTCCACACTGAAGAGGCCTACGTGAAAAGACTCAACCTCCTCGACCAG gtatTTTGCACTAAGCTCACCGAGGCTTCAATCCCACAGGACGTCATTACAGGGATCTTCTCCAACATTTCCTCCATCTACTTATTCCACGATAAGTTCCTGCTCCCGGAGCTCAAGACAAGGATTACTGGAGAATG GGAATCAAACCCTCGCATTGGAGACATCCTCCAGAAACTGGCTCCTTTTATGAAGATGTACGGAGAATATGTGAAGAACTTTGACCGATCCATGGACCTGGTCAACACTTGGACCCAGAGGTCATCTCAGTTCAAGAGTGTTGTCCAGAACATACAG AAACAGGAGGTGTGTGGGAACCTGACGCTTCAGCATCACATGCTGGAGCCGGTCCAAAGGATTCCTCGCTACGAGCTCCTGCTCAAAGACTACCTAAAGAAGCTACCTGACGAGGCTCTCGACCGCAAAGATGCAGAAA AGGCACTGGAGTTGATCTCTACTGCAGCCAACCACTCCAATGCAGCAATCAGGAAAATG gaaaAGATGAACAAGCTGTTGGAGGTTTATGAGAGGCTCGGGGGAGAGGAGGACATAGTAAATCCTGCCAATGAACTCATAAAAGAAGGGCATATTAAAAAGATGTCAGCCAAAAATGGAACAGCACAAGACCGATACCTCTACTTG ttcaacAATATGGTGCTATACTGCGTCCCTAAACTCAGACTGATGGGCCAGAAGTTCAGTGTCAGAGAGAGGATTGACATTGCAGGAATGGAG gtCCAAGAAAATGTGAAGCAGAACCTTCCTCATACATTTGTTATAATTGGTAAACAACGTTCACTGGAGCTGCAGGCTAG GACAGCAGAGGAGAAGGAAGATTGGATCCAG GTGATCAAGGCCACCATCGAacggcacaaacaaaacagcGAAACGTTCAATAAAGCTTTCAGTAGCTCCTTCTCCCGTGAAGACGACCATGTGCCGGAGTCTCCG GGTCCCAACACTTTTATGGAGTCAGATGGACTTCATGAGAGG aaaatctcCAGGAAGAAGGATAAAGAGAAGCAGACGTGCAGAGGCTGCCATGAGAGCTTCAATTTCACAAAGCGCAAGCATCACTGCAAGTCCTGTGGAGTG CCCATCTGTGCAAAATGTTCAAAGACCTTGGACAACAAAACGAGCCGAGTGTGTCCCGAATGTTTCGAAGCCAGTCTCAGCGTTGAAATGATGTGTGGAGGTGAACAGAAGAGAAAAGCTGCACCTGAG agaCAGTTATCTCTGACAGGAGACAGCTGCCTGCTGTGCGGCTACCTCCAGGTCCAGGAGAAGGGGAAGAGTTGGACCAAGATGTGGGTGGCTCTAACGAAGCCTGAGCCACTGGTGCTGTACTTGCAAAGCAGTGGACAG GACTTGAAAGGGTCGCGGGCTGTCCCTCTGCCCGGCTTCGAGGTGAGCACGGTCCCATCGGCCACAGCTGACAAACCAGAAGTCAAACACGTGTTCAAGCTCAGCCACTCCCAGCAACTCTTCCTCCTAAGTGCCCAAGATGCAGAACTTCAGGCCAAATGGGTGGAAGTCCTCTCCAAAGCTTCCCGTGGCGAAGCGCCTGCTGAGGCATCAATGAGCCTGACTGAACACAGGAAGAGCCAGTAA
- the fgd gene encoding faciogenital dysplasia isoform X2: MQGVSATDLPASSLQYSCGSVDYLCSPRLAKKGPTTRQCHDKPAIKPRPQTSTLPRPPTAQKPQVPPKPAHLLALGQDKKPKRIPPAPSRPLPAPPPPPKPKPCLSPTGQGVQPQKEPQKVGQLIERFNNSRVPILGVLPRSQLHLCLRMDTASDLPPSCSVDASAKVAGDSSSVDKLALSPSERTDGVSELSRLASMHIDGSDDGGLDDCMEHDITQRVDCINDADREQGSSHKLTDNPDSSQQNGKIPNRDSGIDSPSCATEGEAFPNEDAIDEEDHYDSVTETESVSCCVTLDNKRDSTQDEDSDLDEGSSGEIPSLTDTQTGYLTDTHADTQKCSEAQKLLNIAKELLHTEEAYVKRLNLLDQVFCTKLTEASIPQDVITGIFSNISSIYLFHDKFLLPELKTRITGEWESNPRIGDILQKLAPFMKMYGEYVKNFDRSMDLVNTWTQRSSQFKSVVQNIQKQEVCGNLTLQHHMLEPVQRIPRYELLLKDYLKKLPDEALDRKDAEKALELISTAANHSNAAIRKMEKMNKLLEVYERLGGEEDIVNPANELIKEGHIKKMSAKNGTAQDRYLYLFNNMVLYCVPKLRLMGQKFSVRERIDIAGMEVQENVKQNLPHTFVIIGKQRSLELQARTAEEKEDWIQVIKATIERHKQNSETFNKAFSSSFSREDDHVPESPGPNTFMESDGLHERKISRKKDKEKQTCRGCHESFNFTKRKHHCKSCGVPICAKCSKTLDNKTSRVCPECFEASLSVEMMCGGEQKRKAAPERQLSLTGDSCLLCGYLQVQEKGKSWTKMWVALTKPEPLVLYLQSSGQDLKGSRAVPLPGFEVSTVPSATADKPEVKHVFKLSHSQQLFLLSAQDAELQAKWVEVLSKASRGEAPAEASMSLTEHRKSQ; the protein is encoded by the exons TGCCCCCTAAACCTGCGCACCTGCTCGCCCTTGGCCAAGACAAGAAACCTAAGAGGATCCCCCCGGCGCCCTCCAGACCTCTGCCGgcgccccctcctcctcctaaGCCAAAGCCTTGCCTAAGCCCTACTGGCCAGGGAGTGCAGCCACAGAAAGAGCCTCAGAAGGTTGGACAGCTCATCGAGAGGTTTAATAACTCCAG AGTCCCCATCCTGGGGGTGCTCCCACGGTCGCAGCTGCATCTTTGTCTGAGAATGGACACTGCGTCTGACCTCCCTCCATCCTGCAGCGTGGACGCCTCAGCGAAGGTCGCAGGAGACTCCTCCTCCGTGGACAAACTTGCACTAAGCCCCTCCGAACGAACTGACGGCGTGTCCGAACTTTCTCGTCTCGCCTCAATGCACATCGACGGCTCGGACGACGGCGGGCTGGACGACTGCATGGAGCATGACATCACACAGAGGGTGGACTGCATCAATGATGCAGACCGCGAACAGGGCTCTTCCCATAAACTTACGGACAATCCCGACTCCTCGCAGCAGAACGGGAAGATTCCCAACCGGGACAGCGGCATCGACAGCCCATCGTGTGCCACCGAAGGGGAGGCGTTCCCCAACGAGGATGCCATCGACGAGGAGGATCATTATGACAGCGTCACTGAAACGGAAAGCGTGTCCTGCTGTGTTACGCTGGACAATAAGAGGGACTCGACGCAGGACGAGGACAGTGACTTAGACGAGGGGAGCAGCGGGGAGATCCCGTCtctcacagacacacagactggGTATCTGACAGatacacacgcagacacacagaaa TGCTCGGAGGCTCAGAAGCTCCTCAACATCGCCAAAGAGCTCCTCCACACTGAAGAGGCCTACGTGAAAAGACTCAACCTCCTCGACCAG gtatTTTGCACTAAGCTCACCGAGGCTTCAATCCCACAGGACGTCATTACAGGGATCTTCTCCAACATTTCCTCCATCTACTTATTCCACGATAAGTTCCTGCTCCCGGAGCTCAAGACAAGGATTACTGGAGAATG GGAATCAAACCCTCGCATTGGAGACATCCTCCAGAAACTGGCTCCTTTTATGAAGATGTACGGAGAATATGTGAAGAACTTTGACCGATCCATGGACCTGGTCAACACTTGGACCCAGAGGTCATCTCAGTTCAAGAGTGTTGTCCAGAACATACAG AAACAGGAGGTGTGTGGGAACCTGACGCTTCAGCATCACATGCTGGAGCCGGTCCAAAGGATTCCTCGCTACGAGCTCCTGCTCAAAGACTACCTAAAGAAGCTACCTGACGAGGCTCTCGACCGCAAAGATGCAGAAA AGGCACTGGAGTTGATCTCTACTGCAGCCAACCACTCCAATGCAGCAATCAGGAAAATG gaaaAGATGAACAAGCTGTTGGAGGTTTATGAGAGGCTCGGGGGAGAGGAGGACATAGTAAATCCTGCCAATGAACTCATAAAAGAAGGGCATATTAAAAAGATGTCAGCCAAAAATGGAACAGCACAAGACCGATACCTCTACTTG ttcaacAATATGGTGCTATACTGCGTCCCTAAACTCAGACTGATGGGCCAGAAGTTCAGTGTCAGAGAGAGGATTGACATTGCAGGAATGGAG gtCCAAGAAAATGTGAAGCAGAACCTTCCTCATACATTTGTTATAATTGGTAAACAACGTTCACTGGAGCTGCAGGCTAG GACAGCAGAGGAGAAGGAAGATTGGATCCAG GTGATCAAGGCCACCATCGAacggcacaaacaaaacagcGAAACGTTCAATAAAGCTTTCAGTAGCTCCTTCTCCCGTGAAGACGACCATGTGCCGGAGTCTCCG GGTCCCAACACTTTTATGGAGTCAGATGGACTTCATGAGAGG aaaatctcCAGGAAGAAGGATAAAGAGAAGCAGACGTGCAGAGGCTGCCATGAGAGCTTCAATTTCACAAAGCGCAAGCATCACTGCAAGTCCTGTGGAGTG CCCATCTGTGCAAAATGTTCAAAGACCTTGGACAACAAAACGAGCCGAGTGTGTCCCGAATGTTTCGAAGCCAGTCTCAGCGTTGAAATGATGTGTGGAGGTGAACAGAAGAGAAAAGCTGCACCTGAG agaCAGTTATCTCTGACAGGAGACAGCTGCCTGCTGTGCGGCTACCTCCAGGTCCAGGAGAAGGGGAAGAGTTGGACCAAGATGTGGGTGGCTCTAACGAAGCCTGAGCCACTGGTGCTGTACTTGCAAAGCAGTGGACAG GACTTGAAAGGGTCGCGGGCTGTCCCTCTGCCCGGCTTCGAGGTGAGCACGGTCCCATCGGCCACAGCTGACAAACCAGAAGTCAAACACGTGTTCAAGCTCAGCCACTCCCAGCAACTCTTCCTCCTAAGTGCCCAAGATGCAGAACTTCAGGCCAAATGGGTGGAAGTCCTCTCCAAAGCTTCCCGTGGCGAAGCGCCTGCTGAGGCATCAATGAGCCTGACTGAACACAGGAAGAGCCAGTAA